In one Micromonospora polyrhachis genomic region, the following are encoded:
- a CDS encoding RDD family protein: protein MTQPPSYPAVPPAGAYPGPGAPPPPPGHPPAGYGGHPGFGPPMPPPPPVSPAGQPLASFGDRLLALLIDSAIMAGIGAVLAIPVMIVFFIMIIPDSSEIAPDGTLVEPDIFGDFLLPMLLMYAAIFVIAWAVAYVYYVEMMFRTGQTTGKKVMKIKVVPLDPAATLDRGGAFRRFLVQNVAAGLVPGLSYLDGLWQLWDKPYQQCLHDKFARTVVVKVPG, encoded by the coding sequence GTGACGCAGCCTCCCTCGTACCCCGCAGTTCCGCCCGCCGGGGCGTACCCCGGTCCGGGAGCTCCGCCGCCCCCGCCGGGTCATCCCCCGGCGGGGTACGGCGGGCATCCGGGCTTCGGGCCGCCGATGCCGCCCCCACCGCCGGTCAGTCCGGCGGGTCAACCGCTGGCCAGCTTCGGTGACCGCCTGCTGGCGCTCCTGATCGACTCCGCCATCATGGCCGGGATCGGCGCGGTGCTCGCGATCCCCGTCATGATCGTCTTCTTCATCATGATCATCCCGGACTCCTCCGAGATCGCGCCCGACGGCACCCTCGTCGAGCCGGACATCTTCGGCGACTTCCTACTGCCGATGCTGCTGATGTATGCCGCCATCTTCGTGATCGCCTGGGCGGTGGCCTACGTCTACTACGTCGAGATGATGTTCCGCACCGGCCAGACCACCGGCAAGAAGGTCATGAAGATCAAGGTGGTACCCCTGGACCCGGCGGCCACGCTGGACCGGGGTGGCGCCTTCCGGAGGTTCCTGGTGCAGAACGTCGCAGCGGGGTTGGTGCCCGGGCTCAGCTACCTGGACGGGCTCTGGCAACTGTGGGACAAGCCCTACCAGCAGTGCCTCCACGACAAGTTCGCCCGTACGGTGGTCGTTAAGGTTCCAGGGTGA
- the hppD gene encoding 4-hydroxyphenylpyruvate dioxygenase yields the protein MTSALDRPHSTDEVDVDRLIGAVDHDINRDPFPVKGLDHVVFMVGNAKQAAHYYSTAFGMTCVAYRGPEQGYRDYAEYVLTSGSARFVLTGAVRPDASGAAHVTKHSDGVVDIALEVPDVDAAYAHALAQGATGRTEPTELTDAHGTVRFAAIDTYGDTRHTLIDRSRYTGPFLPGFVARGPIVDRQPAIDAGLQPKRFFQAVDHIVGNVELGKMDDWVEFYKRVMGFTNMAEFIGDDIATDYSALMSKVVANGTRKVKFPLNEPAIARKKSQIDEYLEFYQGPGAQHIALATNDILASVDAMRVAGVEFLDTPDSYYDDPELRERIGQVRVPIEELKARKILVDRDEDGYLLQIFTKPVQDRPTVFFELIERHGSLGFGKGNFKALFEAIEREQERRGNL from the coding sequence ATGACCAGCGCGCTTGACCGACCCCACAGCACCGACGAGGTGGACGTCGACCGGCTGATCGGCGCGGTCGACCACGACATCAACCGTGACCCCTTCCCGGTGAAGGGTCTCGACCATGTCGTCTTCATGGTCGGTAACGCCAAGCAGGCCGCCCACTACTACTCCACCGCGTTCGGGATGACCTGTGTCGCCTACCGCGGTCCCGAGCAGGGCTACCGCGACTACGCCGAGTACGTCCTCACCAGCGGCTCGGCCCGGTTCGTCCTCACCGGCGCGGTCCGGCCGGACGCATCCGGCGCCGCGCATGTGACCAAGCACAGCGACGGAGTCGTCGACATCGCCCTGGAGGTGCCGGACGTCGACGCCGCGTACGCGCACGCCCTCGCCCAGGGGGCCACCGGACGGACGGAACCCACCGAGCTCACCGACGCGCACGGCACGGTACGGTTCGCCGCCATCGACACGTACGGCGACACGCGGCACACGCTGATCGACCGGTCGCGCTACACCGGCCCGTTCCTGCCCGGCTTCGTCGCCCGTGGACCGATCGTCGACCGGCAGCCGGCCATCGACGCCGGCCTCCAGCCGAAGCGCTTCTTCCAGGCCGTCGACCACATCGTCGGCAACGTCGAACTGGGCAAGATGGACGACTGGGTGGAGTTCTACAAGCGGGTCATGGGCTTCACCAACATGGCCGAGTTCATCGGCGACGACATCGCCACCGACTACTCGGCGCTGATGAGCAAGGTGGTGGCCAACGGCACCCGCAAGGTGAAGTTCCCGCTCAACGAGCCGGCGATCGCCCGGAAGAAGTCGCAGATCGACGAGTACCTGGAGTTCTACCAGGGGCCGGGGGCGCAGCACATCGCCCTGGCCACCAACGACATTCTGGCCAGCGTGGACGCGATGCGGGTCGCCGGGGTGGAGTTCCTGGACACCCCGGACTCGTACTATGACGACCCCGAACTGCGGGAACGCATCGGCCAGGTCCGGGTGCCGATCGAAGAGCTGAAGGCCCGCAAGATCCTGGTCGACCGGGACGAGGACGGCTACCTGCTCCAGATCTTCACCAAGCCGGTGCAGGATCGGCCCACCGTCTTCTTCGAGCTGATCGAACGGCACGGTTCGCTCGGCTTCGGCAAGGGCAACTTCAAGGCGCTCTTCGAGGCCATCGAGCGGGAACAGGAACGTCGCGGCAACCTGTAA